One stretch of Muribaculum intestinale DNA includes these proteins:
- a CDS encoding site-specific integrase, with protein sequence MLHDSYFTLAFFVRKNRPLRNGELPIFARITVSGQQSELYIGRSVAPELWDQKRNVATGRAKKELELNKYLENIRTRFNEIHNMLLRENKLVNPKVLRDHYLGTVEKPKMLCDVFREVNKQRKEEFERGDICAATLGRWERCVTYLEEFMELTQNTKDIPIKEVSRGFIQDFEHFLRMTKQTANNTTVRYLRYLKNVMQYAMAHKWVSEDPFVGKRFKRTVAEREFLTEPELQAMMNVDLHEFPRLETVRDTFVFCCFTGLAFIDISSLKRSDIYVDADGNKWIRKHREKTGELSTIPLLEIPQKIMEKYADHPKVVADDVVIPVFSNQRTNSYLKEIASLAKIKKHLTSHIARHTFATMSLANHVPIVHLTFEKGPR encoded by the coding sequence ATGTTACACGACAGTTATTTCACACTGGCGTTCTTCGTGAGAAAGAACCGACCGTTGAGAAACGGTGAACTTCCAATCTTTGCCCGTATCACTGTAAGTGGTCAGCAATCCGAGCTCTACATCGGTAGAAGCGTTGCCCCCGAACTATGGGATCAAAAGAGAAATGTTGCAACGGGTCGCGCTAAAAAGGAACTTGAACTCAACAAGTACCTTGAGAATATCCGCACCCGTTTCAATGAAATCCACAATATGCTTCTTCGCGAGAACAAGCTTGTGAATCCGAAAGTCCTCCGTGACCACTATCTTGGCACAGTGGAGAAACCGAAGATGCTTTGCGATGTGTTTCGCGAAGTGAACAAGCAGCGCAAGGAAGAGTTTGAGCGCGGCGATATCTGCGCTGCCACCCTCGGACGATGGGAACGCTGTGTCACCTATCTGGAGGAGTTCATGGAACTCACCCAGAACACCAAGGACATCCCTATCAAGGAAGTCAGCCGAGGCTTTATTCAAGACTTCGAGCATTTCCTGAGAATGACAAAGCAAACGGCCAACAACACCACGGTTCGCTACCTGCGTTACCTGAAGAATGTGATGCAGTATGCAATGGCTCACAAATGGGTCTCTGAAGATCCCTTCGTGGGCAAACGCTTCAAGCGTACAGTAGCGGAAAGAGAATTTCTGACAGAGCCGGAACTGCAAGCGATGATGAATGTTGACCTGCATGAGTTTCCGAGATTGGAAACAGTACGCGACACATTCGTGTTCTGCTGCTTCACCGGACTCGCTTTCATCGACATCTCGTCGCTGAAACGCAGTGACATCTATGTTGATGCCGACGGCAACAAGTGGATACGCAAGCATCGGGAAAAGACAGGAGAACTCAGCACCATCCCGCTTCTGGAAATACCACAGAAGATAATGGAGAAATATGCCGACCATCCGAAAGTTGTTGCCGATGACGTGGTGATACCGGTTTTCTCCAACCAGCGCACAAACTCATATCTGAAAGAGATAGCATCGCTGGCTAAAATCAAGAAACACCTGACGTCGCATATAGCCCGACATACCTTTGCGACAATGTCGTTGGCCAATCATGTGCCAATCGTGCATCTAACATTTGAAAAGGGACCCAGGTAG
- the istA gene encoding IS21 family transposase: MLHMEEKTSIILSHRREGMSIREIARRNGMSRKTVRKYLREFDRETGPSPTEREVDDYLLTRPKYDSSGRVRRVVTDDVRRRIDGFIARNRENVAAGLHKQQMRKLDMWRRLQDDGVRIAYSTVCQYVRALEAAPKSQEKPAKAYIRQDYEPGFRCEFDWGVLTLWIGGVRTRLHMAVFTLDHSNMRKAYLFSREDTLALMEAHRNCFRELGGTPRVMAYDNMRTAVKKFLGRDREHTDALLRMEVHYCFTPHFCNPRSGWEKGKVERSVEYIRRRAFSFEVRFDSLDAAQTHLAAVCDRLNTEASNMSAEEKRLRIQADLAALRPLDHGDIGCFEQRLYRVGKYSTITVDGVHYSVPDRLVGSQVAVKLYSERIVVLYGRDKVANHARSRRSGDWVIDLMHYLGTFLRKPAALGRSVALQQVHPSVAALYREHFRESPRSFIELLVFTRDNNLAYTDIVRAATSLSSRGLQRLSSEQIQAQMISAEGHMQSTADIAATNVPDPQQAEIESSASHTLDMLSSFMEYTRASQAD, encoded by the coding sequence ATGCTACACATGGAGGAAAAAACATCCATTATTCTGTCTCATCGCCGCGAGGGGATGAGCATCCGCGAGATAGCGCGCCGCAACGGCATGAGCCGCAAGACCGTGCGCAAGTATCTGCGCGAGTTCGATAGAGAGACAGGCCCGTCACCGACAGAGCGGGAGGTTGACGATTATCTGCTGACCAGGCCGAAGTATGACAGCAGCGGACGCGTCAGGCGTGTCGTGACCGATGATGTCCGCCGTCGCATCGATGGTTTTATCGCCCGCAACCGTGAGAACGTCGCTGCCGGATTGCACAAGCAGCAGATGCGCAAGCTCGATATGTGGCGACGTCTTCAGGACGATGGCGTGCGTATCGCCTATTCCACAGTATGTCAGTATGTCCGTGCGCTGGAGGCAGCGCCGAAGTCGCAAGAAAAGCCTGCAAAGGCATATATCCGTCAGGACTATGAGCCTGGATTCCGTTGCGAGTTCGACTGGGGCGTGCTTACCCTGTGGATCGGTGGAGTCAGGACTCGCCTTCACATGGCGGTATTCACCCTCGACCACAGCAATATGCGCAAGGCATATCTGTTTTCGCGCGAAGATACCCTGGCTCTTATGGAAGCCCACCGCAACTGCTTCCGGGAGTTGGGGGGCACCCCGCGCGTGATGGCCTATGACAACATGCGTACCGCCGTAAAGAAGTTCCTCGGGCGCGACCGCGAGCACACGGATGCGCTGCTGCGCATGGAGGTACACTACTGTTTCACACCCCATTTCTGCAACCCTCGCTCGGGATGGGAAAAAGGCAAGGTGGAACGTTCGGTGGAATATATCCGGCGTCGTGCATTCTCGTTCGAGGTCCGGTTTGACTCCCTGGATGCCGCGCAGACGCATCTGGCGGCAGTCTGCGACAGGCTCAACACAGAGGCGTCCAACATGTCGGCGGAAGAAAAACGCCTGCGCATACAGGCCGATCTGGCGGCGCTACGTCCGTTGGACCACGGTGACATCGGCTGCTTCGAGCAGCGGCTGTACCGCGTCGGAAAGTATTCAACGATAACCGTTGACGGAGTGCACTACTCTGTGCCCGACCGTCTGGTGGGCTCGCAGGTGGCGGTAAAGCTGTATTCCGAGCGCATCGTGGTGCTTTACGGACGCGACAAGGTGGCCAATCATGCCCGAAGCCGACGCTCCGGCGACTGGGTCATCGACCTGATGCATTATCTGGGTACATTCCTGCGCAAACCGGCCGCTCTGGGGCGGTCTGTGGCTCTGCAACAGGTACATCCGTCGGTGGCGGCGCTTTACCGCGAACACTTCCGCGAGTCTCCGCGAAGCTTCATAGAACTGCTTGTGTTCACCCGCGACAACAATCTGGCATACACTGACATCGTCCGTGCCGCCACAAGTCTTTCGTCCCGCGGGCTCCAGCGCCTCTCATCTGAACAGATACAGGCTCAGATGATCTCGGCGGAAGGACATATGCAGTCAACCGCCGATATCGCGGCAACGAACGTTCCCGACCCGCAACAGGCTGAAATAGAAAGTTCGGCAAGCCATACCCTTGACATGCTTTCATCATTTATGGAATATACCCGCGCATCGCAGGCAGACTGA